The Pristiophorus japonicus isolate sPriJap1 unplaced genomic scaffold, sPriJap1.hap1 HAP1_SCAFFOLD_365, whole genome shotgun sequence genomic interval ATCAATCTTTGTGTCAGCGGCAACTTTTGATGTTTTTCTTTCTATCACATAATTTACTTCGCTAATCAATAGGGAATAGTTCAGGACCCAACTAAGATCCTGTAGGTcaccattagtcacatcctgccatttGGAAAATCTTCCCATTGTCACCGTCTCCGTCTGCTCGGCCAATTTCCTAACAaactcaataatttgccttcatttCCATGGGATTCAATCTTAGTTAACAGTCAATTATAACGGACATAATCAAGTGACTTCCAGAAGTTCACATAAATAACATCCATTGACATTCCCCTATCCACTACCGAACACAACTCTTTAAAAAAATCTTCAGCTTTGTCAGGCTTGATCTACATTTTTCAAATGCACGCTGGATCTCTCTGATCAGCTAACattgttcaaggtgttcagtcaccccatCCTTATTTCTGGGCAATTTCCCGATACGAGGTGTTCCAAACATTTCCTGGTTTCACTTGCTCAACATTGCAAAATAACCGAGAGACCTGCGCATTTTTTACATCAAAATAAACATTTATTCATTGAGAGAATTGACAAAGTTTACAGTTAGAGCATTTTCAATGTGCTCGCTTAATTTATTTAAATCACTTGGaaagaaaccatctggtcctgcggATCTGTTGCTCCATAGTGCCACGAGTTTCTACATTACAGCTATTTTGCTCTGTCAATTAGATTGAGTCCCTAGTTCATTACAGGATTGCTTGTAACTTCCGACATGCTATCCTCTTACTCTACTGCAAACGCTGAAGCAAAGTCGTTGTTCAACATGTCGGCCATCTTAAATGATCATTGACATAACACCGTTATCAATTTTCGAAATGCCAACATTGCTCACGAGCAGCCTCTTTTTCCCATTATCATTGTTGTAATAACGTATTTGTTTAAATTGGTAAATAGTGAGTAAACAATATAGGTAGTGTTATTTTATCAGGCTGAATGTGAACATACTTTTCTTATTTAATAATTTAAACTTTTAAGTTAAAACTGAAAGTCAGTGGCAGTTAACATTTAACAGACAATCACCTGTAATTAGGCTGAGGTTCGGGAGTTAGTTATTGTGCAAGCTGATGACAGACTAGTTGTAACTCGCATCGTTTTTGCAGGTAAATATAGAAGGGATATCTGCCAGACACTGAGCTACGTGCGCAGAGCATTGAACATTTTCGAAACGGTGTGGCATGCTCCACAATAAGGTAACATAAACTTGGTTAGACAGGAAAGTCGGTGCAACAAAACCAACTAttatatatatatcatcatcatcatcggcagtccctcggaatcgtggaataCTTGCTTACGCTCCTGAGGTGAGTTATTTGGTGCAGAACCGTCCAATATGAgacacagactctgtcgcaggtgggagctTCACACTTCGAGGGAAGCGTTGGGTGGcattggtttgcctcacgctccttccactgcctgcggttgacgtctgcaggctctcggcattgagcttcgaagagctcaacgtcctcgtggatgcattttctccacctagggcggtcttccgcCAGGCACTCCCATATGTCAGTGGTGAAGTCGTACTTTAGCAGGGAGGAATCGAGCGTGTGCCTCTACCGGTTGTGCTGCCCACCTTTAGTTCATTTACCACGAAGAAACTCCATATAGAGTATTTGCTTGGGGCgtctcgtggctggcatgcgaactatgtggcctggagcgaagctgatcgagtgtggccagtgcttcaatcctggggatgttagcctggatgaggatactGATGTTGTTAGCCTGGACAGTTATCAAgacgatatatatatatacagcacctttaacgtcgcaaaacattccaaggcgcttcgcaCCAGTGCTGTAAAAAACATTTCAAAGCTGAACCATCTAAGGAGAAATTAGTTCACCTGAACAAGACTTGGCAGTGGAGGTACGTTTGGATGAgtggtttaaaggaggaaagagagattaaGAGGCAGTGAGGTTTGGGAAGCACTCCAGTATTCAGGGCCATGCCTGCTGAAGGCTAGGCcatcaatagttgagcaattaaaatcaggatgcgcaagaggccagaattagaggagctcaaatAGCTCGGGATGTGCAGCGGTGATGTGGGACTGCAGCAGATTACAGAAATAGTGAGGGGCAATGCGATGGAAGGATTAGAAAAAaatgagaatattaaaattgaggcgttgcttgatCGTGGGGCAATTTATGTCAGGGAGAACACTGGTGATGAATGAACCGAACGTGGTGCGGGTGAGAACACGGGCAGCAGActtctggatgacctcaagcttatgtaGGGTAGGACGTGGGAGGTCAACAAGAGTGCTTTGTagcagtcaagtccagaagtaaataaagcatggatgagggtttcattagcagatgagttgaggcagggatgAATTTGGCGATGGAAATTTCAAAGTTGGTGTCCAATAGggcaccaaagttgcaaacaatctggttgagCCTCAGCTGGATGTAAAGGAGAGGAATGCAGTCGGTAGAATATATGGATAGCAGTCTTTTGGCACTGATCCTTCCCTAATGATGTTATATATGTGTAATAGTGCTTGTGGTATCCCGTCGATAACTTGATTCAGTACGCACCTTTTATAAAGTGATTCGTTTATAAATTATTTGCACCTTTTTGTCTTCACTGTCTTTGGGTTGCAGTGGATCTGACAATCAGGTACTGCGCATAACTGACGTCCGATTTAATACCGCCAAATTTGCGCCACAGCCCGTGATTTATTTTCATCCTAAATTATACCAGTTTTCATGTTTACATGTTTAGAAATGAAGGACGCTTAGCAGGTGAAATATTTAATGTTTGAAACTACAACGCGCCTGACACCGTGTTAAATTAGTTAACGTTAGTGAATGAGCACCAGGAGCCAAATACAGCCAGTTTGGTATGTGCAAAAAATGTTTGTAAGAAGAACGTGCGATTTCCACAGTTGCAAGTAGGTGCAAGACTTGAGATACAGCTAGGGGCTTAGGACTAATGGGCTACGAGAATGAACAGGACTGCGTCCAAAAGCCTGGCGCAGGTGAAAATGGTTGAATATCCCTCTATGTAAATCTATGCGACTACAGTCTGAATGTGCATAAGCATGTATCAATTTTTTCTTTTACAATGCAAAGGTGACGGTGTTGAACATCTATGAATCCATATCCACCTAATTAGGTGCaaatgtaagttgtgagcaggatgcaacgAGGTATCAAGTGGACTTAGAAAGACTAGCCGAATTGGCAACAACTTGGTAAATGGAAGGTAACATGAAGACATCTATGtttcctctttggtaggaaaaataaaaaagcagagtatatttgaaatggtgagagaaatGCGAAAATGGTGGTgtccagaggaacctgggtgttcttgtacacgaagCGCTGTTCGTTAACATACAAGTACAGAAagctattaagaaagcaaatggtgtgttggccttaaaTTCAAGTGGATTTGAGAAGGATAACATTGCTATAGAGGAGGTGCAAGGAAGCTTCGCCAGCCTAGTCCTGGGATGGGGTCAGTTGTCCAATGATGAGTAATTGAGTAGACTAGTGCTATATTCTCTAGATTTTAGAAGAAAGGGAGCAGATATCATTGAATATACAAAATTCGTAAAGGGAAAATGTCAGGAGGCCGTACCCTCTGGCTGgggtgtccagaaccaagggacatagtctcaaaatgaaGGCATGGCCAGTTAGGACAGAAATGAGAACGAACTTGTTCATTCAGaaagtgatgaatctttggaattctgtcccCCAGATGAGAATGGACGCTCCTTCTTTGAGTATATTCGCGGTGGATGTTGGTCGATTATTGAATCTTAGGCGAATCATGGGATATGATGACAGTGCTGCAAacaagagttgaggtagaagatcacccaTTACTTTCTTTTAttgcagagcaggctggagggggccgaatggcctattctgttcctaattattatcatGTTCTTATTCACTTCTCACGTTTAAAAATGGGGATGCCAGCAAGAGACACGGCGAATATCATAAGCTTGTGAATTCTTTTTTTGAAAACAAAAATATTTGGAAAAGCCGAGTTCTTCTTTGATACTTTGTATGACAAGATATGAATTGACATATCTATTTGCATTGCAAACTTCCACGGTACTGACTTTGCATGTCTCGAGTCTATGCACAATGTTTTGAGTGCAAATTCTGGAAGAGTTAATACAGAATTGACATAACAGCCCATTTGGCAATTTAAAAGCATCATATAAATAAGAATTCTCCTGTAACACAACACTGGTGTTTCGGGAAAACAGTTGTATTTTTATTTATTGTGAATAAATAGGAAACAATATGTTATCGTATGTGTCTGAATACTCATAAAGCTATTTGTATTGCTCAATAAAAGTAGAACATTAAGTGGTTAATGAATCTAGTTGTTCGAGCCAATGTAACTAACATAACGTGTGGCACATTCCCGCGAATTAGCTGCATGGAAGTTCTCTCGTATATCAGTCAATTTCCTTTGAACTAATCTTAATATTTGATCATTTGCAGCCTTCTGATTAGCAGCACAGATATCGCTGTTTCTCGCGGAAAATGGGATATCCACTGATATATCGAATCGAACGAATCTACTACCCTATGCTTGCAGTCTTTGGTGTCACCGGTAAGATATTACATCCAGTTAGTCATATTGTAACGCCCTATGTGAGGATTACTGTTCCTGTAGGGTGGCCAGCCCAGCGACACCTTTGTTCCAAATTCTTTTCCGTACAGCTTACATTGAACTGGATCATCGAAATGTACAGGCCAATAAATCCATCTCGGGCAGTGGTTCAAAACAGGTGGTCGAGGATCGGGTGCCCGCTGGTGGCAGCATCAGCTATTCGGTCCCACGTGCAGTGAAAGTTACTGAATGACCGGCGCTGTCTATAACGGGTGCACGATCCGTTACCACCCATTTTGCGAATCGCCCCAGAGCCATTTCTAGAATCAAATGCACTTCTTTGTCGAAAGGTTAACGTTTGTTGAGTATTTGGCAGAAGCAATATTGCCGAATTAGCCTAATCTCATGTGCATTGTGGAATTTTCCATCTCAAATAGACATGGACATCTGATCAGAAATAGTACagaaacgctttgggacatgttGGTTTACTGTAATGATTCTAATTATGTTGTACATGCGAGGACGATTGGGGACAAGGGGGTAGCAATTAACATTGCAGCAGAAAGTAGGTTCCAGGTTCCTAACTCATAAGGTTCACTTTGTTCATCAGTTAATTTGTCTCTGCATAAAAGTGCGATGTTACATATATTCGCTATAGTCGCATCCTGCTCTTCACTTGCTCAGTTAAAGTCTTTGAAGGTGAAATTGTCACCAATATTCAAGTTGCACTGAATCGTATCACAATGATACAAATCTGATTCTAGAACTTGATGGAAGATTAACCTCATAGACCCCATTCCAGTTGTGTTCACATATTTCTTCATTAACATGACAGCTTGTTATATAATTAATTGTGTTGCCCCCGGGCTGTAAAATCCACTCACTTGTTCCTGCCCTGAGGTACCATGGAACGACTGAGTCGCCCTGCTGCGAGTACTGCGTGGAATATGtggtattggcctggaatttgtggtgacTAAGATGGCGAACTAAAATCGTCCACAGTTATTAGCCCTTTCAACCTGACCACTTGATCATGATTAAGGGCctatgcatcaaacaagaaaatccTGAATTTGTAGTCACATATTCACTATTTGACACAGGCATTGCTGAGCCCCGCCCCTTCTCCACCTCCATTAGCCTGGTTTCAATGTAAGCAGGGAAAGTCCAACTAACCAAAACTTGTCTTTTCTGTCTAATCTCGCTGTTAAACGAAAGATTACCATATAGCCTTGTTGCAATAAGGTAACTGGGGTGTAATCGCCTATTGCCAGCTAAAGAAAAGTTATGCTCTTGGAAAATTAATTTGGATTTGAAGCGTGATCAAAGTTTTGCATAACAATGAAAATAACAATTATTATtcaacttaaaaatatatattttttaaattattgctAGTATTTATATCAGTTTTACCTTGTCCCATGCGAGAACCTCAATATTTATTCTGCTGCCAACAACATTTTTAAACAGTCTGAATAAAAGCAAAATCGCCACATCCTGTTTGCTGGTCGGTGAGAATTATGGATTTTGATTGTCTGCGCAGACAGATTGTTGATGTCACGACAGTTCTCATTTGGGTGTTCCCAGCATTCTGCACTGCTCTGAATTGCACGTCATCAGAGAGATCGCAAGATGGTTTTGTGCAGCTGTCTTCGGGACCAACAATGATTGCCTTTGCTTCGGTGTTGACTGTATATTCCAGACCAATTCTTTACCTGAAGAAGAAATAGTGCAGTTCAACCATATAGATGCACGTAAAGTTAGCAACCAACACAAAACTCCACGAAAATAATGTTATTTAAGTTAATTGAGCTGGAAAAGCGATAGGTTAGCGCCTCCTGTCAGGAAGCTAATTGTTTAGTGATTGGTTGCGGTGAATGCAGCAACACCCGCAAACCTCGGTGCCGAATTAGCACTTGCGCTAACTCATCGTACCTGTGCCTCTGGTAATTCGAAgattgtgatgtcataaagtgcgcagtgctCCATTAGTGCCCTGGATAGAACATTGACTCGCGCACCCTGCAGTATCAATGCACTCCGAAGTTGACAGCGAGAGGATGCGTTACAAATCCGGCTGGCCAATTGGCGAGCAGTAATTAAAGGATCTGCTGTTCAGCTCAACTACACTTTATTATTTGCACTCGTCTGGTGCCTGTGCAAAGCTTTTCCTGTCTCAGTCGTGCAAGGTGTCCAAGCCCTTCACTTTGTAGAAGTGTTCACGACGATAATGTGAGTCATGCCGGTCGCCTTCAAAACAGAGCTGGCGGACAACTAGCTGATGCAACATCATTGGGCTTTCCATTATGCGTTGGACACAGCTTCACATGCCGTTAGCACTGTGCTCGTCATGGTTTAGTGTTCTTTGCTGCCTCCCCTCTCTCGCACGTTATAACCCTAAGAGAAGATTGGTGCTTGAATTTGCACTCTACTTTCCACTTGGTCTGCCAAAACTAAATACCGCTTAGAGCGATTGATTTGCGTCGAGTACAAATTTTTCCACTTTTTAATATTTAACGCCCAACTGCGGCATTACCGAATTTCTAGAGGATTAATAACTCCGCAGATTTGTATATTGGGCCTTGCACATGATTATTGCTACGGGGCTGAAATGCAAATTCGACTGCCGTGGAAATCAGATGATGCGGATCAGAAACCCGATATTCGCACGGCTGATCTTCCTTTTTATTTGTACTGCTATTATTTCACTTTTAACGTGACATCTCAACTCATAATTTCATGATAATATTTTATTTCCTTTTTGATATAATGTCTTAAATCAATAGTTGATATTTCCATAATTTCATCATTTTATGTTCTAATTATTTTAAGTACCTGTTGCTTTTATATTTCTATTTCATTGCAATCTCTCAAGTCAATATGCTACTTCTGTTTTACTGTGTGTTTTACTTTAATGAATGAATCCCTGAATTTACTGCATATATTTGtgatatttattgtactttccaaaaCCATTACAGGTATTCGTGTTTCAGTTGTCTCCTTACTGTGAGCTGCTAAATCTTTCTTGGATTTATTTATTTTAGTGTTCTTCACTGTCCTCTCAATTCAATGACGTTTGAATACACCTCATATAAACCCTCTTATCGTCAACGATCTGAGTTGGGTCTGCAGTCCAGACTTTATCTCCTCTCCTGTACATGAACGTGCACGCCCGACTGATATTTTGCAGCACTTTATCCTGGATTCTTCCTAATTTGCACTTTTTAAACTTCCCGGTATATAATCTCACAATTCCACGTTATCTCTCTTGCTTTTAACATAACTCCTTATCTCAAATTAGCATTTGTTACAGCTGTTTTATTTCACACTGTACATGCAACTTCCAAAATCATTATCATTATATTCCGAGCATAAATATTCAATTTGTCATTGATTGTCTACAGTTGACTCTTACGTTATGTTCATCACTGAATCCCCTCTTGCATTGTGATACTTTATATCTTCCATTTAGAGTAATCTCATAAACCTTAATGATTGTCCGACTGTTAAAGGAGTTGCCTTTCTTGAAACCTGGCGATTCGTTATTCAATTATATTGTGTCATTTCATCCGCCAACAAGATTATTTTAGAGGTCATTACTGATTTGTGGTTTTACTTTAATTCACAAAGCTAGTCATGGAAAAAATATTGTATAAGCCACTCAAATTATTATGGCTCTCTAAATTTTATTGCATAGCTCATCACTGTGAACTTTCCATTCTTtacatgttttatttatttttaatatttCAATCCATTTGAATCCAACCTTTCTTAGTCTCCAATGAATTTCACCATGCTCTTCTATGCGGCTCATTGAAAAATGCATTATATAAATTTCTCTATTTTGTGGTTGTCCAAATTTGCTATTATTTTCATAATATGAAACATGCGTGGGCTACGAGCGAAATAGTCATTTACCAACGGCACAGACCAAAAACCTAGCAGCAATTGACACGTGATTGTGGTAAACAGAACATATTGGCAGAGTCTAAACTAAATTTTGTATTCCTATTTCTTCAAGTTAACATGGTGGCGATTGTGATACTCTCCCGCGGAAAGtgtggtctctccaaatgcatcactcgctATCTGGTGGGAATGGCAGCGGCCGATCTATTTGTTGTTGTCACTGATGTAATTCTGAATCGCATTAATATTATGTATTTTCCTGTTAATTTCTTGTCCATCACTCCTGTATGCTCTGTGTTGGTTTTGTTGTGCATTGCATCCATTGATTGTTCGGTATGGTTTACGgttgctttcacctttgatcgctttatAGCCATTTGCTGTCAGAAGCTCAGAACGAAATATTGCACGCAGAGAACTGCGACTGTGGTTTTAGGAGCCGTGTGCGTGGATAGCCCTATTAGATGTATCCCCTTTTACTTTACATTCCAGCCTAAAATTATAATTGACCAAGTTCCCTGGTTTTGTTTTTCGAATGAAAGCTTCTATAATTCGCCTTTTTGGAGCGCATATGAGTGGATTGATAGTATTATAACCCCTTTAGTACCGATCTGTTTAATAGTTTCGTTCAATGCACTAACGGTTAAACACATTATAGCGGCAAATAGAATCCGCAGGGGTCTCCGGAACAATGGTCAGGATCAGAATGACCAAAAGATGGAGAACCGGAAAAAATCCATGATATTGCTGTTTACTCTATCTGGTAATTTCATACTTTTGTGGATGATATATGTAGTGTATTCGCTAAATTGGTTAGTGGAAAACTATAATTATATCGACAAATACCTCAATACTCCGCTGTATCGGGTTCAGCAGgttggattcatgctgcagcttCTTTCTGCttgtacaaacacgtgtatctatggattaacccagactaaattcagagaggagttgaagagtgGGATGAAATATCTGTTTACTCTAAATGGAAAATTACTTAAATAAAAGCATCAAAAGCAATATTTTTTCAATCAAGGTCACTTTTATTTTATTTGGAATGGCTGCTTGGGTAAGTAATAGGCCCGAGGATGAATGATGGATATGAGctttttttaaattcaagcacactgGTGGATTTCAATCGATAGACTTTTCCTCCCACCAACATTACTGCTACCCATTGGTGTTGTCAGAAACCAGCTAATCTGAATATTTATTGATCTACTGCAACATGTGGACAGGAGTTGTGGGTTTACTGAATGTAAACTGGGAGAATTTGAcaaggaaaaagagagaaataagTATGTCGACGAAGGAATTGCTGACACAGGAAGCAGATTAATAATATTTTAGTATGCAGGATGTGGCGTGCGTTCGGGCCACCTCCTTCAAGTCGACATGGCACTAGAGTCTCAAAACTCATTTAATCAGCTGATTAAATTGCCAAGGCAGATCGTGATGTAGCACTCTGTCAGGAGCGCTCTAGGGCCCCACTTTACTAACTGAAGTTCCGCCTTATGACAGAGGACCTGAAATGTGTATGTAATCGTGCCTGGTCCCGATACATGAATTGGCGTCTTCACTTCGAACACTGAGCTGCGTAGCTTCAGTCTCAGTGGAATCCCCACATCAAGCGGGACTCCAGAAAAGGCAACGTTGGTTTGGGCGGATTCTCATCAACAGAGTATCCACAGGCGAATctccctcacactggctgcattgACACTGCAACATTATCACCATGAAAAAATGCACTAACTCCGTAGGAGCATAGTCCTTACAATACGAAAGTCTATGCATATGGGCTTTCAATatactcttctgcaccctttcccatCAAGAGGATATAATTGAAATCATGTTGATACATTTCATAGACGTCGCTGTTGATGGGTAAGTGGAAGCACCACGGGAGCAGCAGGTTAGATATTCTATTTTGAAAAAATACATGTTGCATACAATGTTTACATCATGGGTAGATTATGAACATTTATCCCCTTAGAATGGAATTTGCTTAATTTATATAACGACTGACAGAACACCCAACATAGGAACAGGGTTAATTTCTTGAGCCTTTCGAGACTGTTCcaccatccatcatcataggcagtccctcggaatcgaggaagacttgcttccactctaaacatgagttcttaggcaaCTGATGGCCCCGCCTGCACGCTGAAGTGGATGGAAAAGATTGAATAAGTACAGGGGACATATCCCCGGAGACCTGACCAATATTAATCACGCAACCAgcttcattaaaaaaaactgatgatctggtcattatcatatagctgtttctgggagcttgctgtttgcaaattagttgccgcgtttcctacattgcatcagtgaatgcacttcaaataaCACATTATTGCCTTTAAAGCGCGTTGGGACTTCCTAAGGGCTTGAACGGTGCGCTGTAAATACAAATCTTACTATTTTTCCCCTGAAGTGACATTTTGCTCTACATTTTGTTTTAGAAATAAATCCCCAGCTGATTTAAGGTGGTACCGATGCAAACATGAAACCTCCGTTCAAAGTAACTGTTTAGATTGCCAGCTCAGCGAGCAGGACATGGTCACAAACGCGGGTTAATGGAGGAGAGCAGCGACTGTTAATCTATATATTCATCGCTCTTGGTATATGCAGAAAATCCCCCTTATATCAACAAAACTTTATTTAATCCTGGACACGCAAACTGATCCTTTACTGCCAACTTCACCACTGATCGTATAATCGTAGTGCGATACAACACAGAGGATGACTGTTCGAGCCCATTTTACTTGTGCTGGCTCTTAGAAAAGCTTTCATATTCATCTCATTAAGCTGCCTTTGAACTGTATCCTTTCACATATTTTCCTTGAGTATTTATACAATTACATTTTCAAGGTTACACTACACTTTCATTGCAGTACATTACAGACGATAAGAACTTAATGTGTAAAACCTCACcttctcccctctggttctgttgctagttaccttaaatctgtattgTCCAGTTACCAACTATTTGGCACAGAAAGCAGTTTCTCTATTTTTGCTCAATCGCAGCTATTCGTGATTTTATTCGCTTCTTTTAAATCTCCGACCATCCTTCTCTGATCTGAGGAGGAAAGATCAACTTCTCCCGTCTCGCCACAGAATTGAAATCTCAAATCCCTGGTACACTTCTTGTCAATCTCCGCGGTACCATCTCTTTGTCCATGACATGCTTCCTCAAGTATGACGACCTGCGCTGGACACAAAATTCCATCAGGGTTAAAACAAGTGATTTT includes:
- the LOC139250285 gene encoding probable G-protein coupled receptor 139 is translated as MGYPLIYRIERIYYPMLAVFGVTVNMVAIVILSRGKCGLSKCITRYLVGMAAADLFVVVTDVILNRINIMYFPVNFLSITPVCSVLVLLCIASIDCSVWFTVAFTFDRFIAICCQKLRTKYCTQRTATVVLGAVCVDSPIRCIPFYFTFQPKIIIDQVPWFCFSNESFYNSPFWSAYEWIDSIITPLVPICLIVSFNALTVKHIIAANRIRRGLRNNGQDQNDQKMENRKKSMILLFTLSGNFILLWMIYVVYSLNWLVENYNYIDKYLNTPLYRVQQVGFMLQLLSACTNTCIYGLTQTKFREELKSGMKYLFTLNGKLLK